The region AGATAACATCCCCTTTTAATGGTTCTCTATTAATATCAGCCTGCACGTTAAATGTAACTTTTGGAGCAGTAACATTGTTATTTTTAATTTCTTTATAAAAGATACATTTTGCAGCAAAAACTGGTATATCACTACCCATTAATCGATGGGTTTCTTGAGAATAAAGATTTGCTTCTAGGGTAACCGTTTTAATACCTTTGAATTCATCATTTTTTATTTCTAAAGTAGCTTCTGGTTGTTTTATGAACATGGATAGACATCCATTTAATGTAATTAATACAAGACATAGGATAATTTTTTTCATTTAATTTTTCCTTTATATTCGTTACCTGTTATATGCAGATTTATCGCAACGTCAATGATACTAATTAAATAAGCAGCAAAATAGTATAAAGTATTTTTCTTTAATAACTCACCTTACGCAATCGCTATTATCATTTCTTAACAAAAGCAATGATTGTTTTCGAGATGCATTTGAAAAAGAACCTATGGCATGGTGCTTAAACTGTCATGCCCCCTACTGGTATGAGCCTTCCAAACACAGACCAGAATTCAATCAGTCTATTGCGAGATTTTCCTATCGGGAGACTTATATGACGGAGGGAACTGTATTTTTTATAAACAGGTCAATCGATAAAGATAGTTTGTATCTTTACAAGGAAAAATACAAATATGAAGAAATGGAAAATCCCTTGAATAAGGAGGGTGTGAACTGTGCAGTCTGCCATGTTCGGAATGGAAAAATTATTTCTGGCAATAATCTTTCTTTGGCAAAAAAAATCCGGATATTTCTTTGGGGTGGTCATTCGGTTTTGACAGACCCTTCTTTAAAAACTCCCAACTTCTGTGCTGGTTGTCATGAATTTACATTTCCTAGCTCTTATTATCCCGCAATTACTTATTCTTCTAAACCCATGCAAAGCACAGTCACAGAGTTTTTTAAGATCCACCAATTAGCGAAAAAAAATAATCATTACAAAAAAGATTCGCTCTACCCGAACTGCAACGGTTGCCATATTCATAAAGAGGCACATGTTTCTTCTGGGATTTTAAATCTAGATGCATTTAAAAAAAAATTTCTTTTTCGTTTTTCTAAAAATATACAAAACAAAGAACTAATCGTTTTAGTCACTATTCCAAAAATCGGACACAATTTTCCGACTGGAGATTTGTTTCGCCAAATTCAAATCAAAGCCTATGATCAAAAAGAAAACCTCGTTGGATTTTATAAAATTTCTCTCGATGTAAATAACAATACATTTGTAACCGAATCCGATACCAGTTTAAAACCAGAAGACACACAATCCGTTTCTCAAAAAATCACTGTACCTATCAGTTCAGATCCAGTCAAATGCAGAGTTGAATATCATTTCGAAGGAAAAATCGAACATCTACTCAGTCAAGATATACCAGTCTCTGAAAAACAAATTCAACTTTTTTACGGTGACTGTAAATAAAACTATTCTCATTAGATGTGAATACGACCGACGAAAAAATTGAAATATTATTTGTATTACAATTTAGCGTATAGGCAAATTTTGAGTATCCGCACACTATGTTATACTCCCGTCTATCGTTCGGTAGCTGCAACCGAACAGGAATTAAATGTAATGATTTAATTCTTTACCAAAACAAACCATTTCTCTGGATTAATTAAAAATTTTCTTAATCTTAATTCTTTTCAATAGAAACATTCTTTTTATTCGTTGAAAATAGTATTCTCAGTAAAAAAGATTAAAAATTTCAAAATAAACTATTGTTATCTTGAATAGAACGAGCGAAAATACCTAATATTGAGTATTGACAGCCCGTAGAACTTCGTGTATGTTTTCACAATTGTACTGGTAAATATTGAAAATGAATAACAATTATATTATAACTCTAGTTGGATTGTTTTTACTTTCAATATATTTCTGTGATTTGCCTGAGTTATTTCAAACTTATTCTATCGATATTTCCACAAAGTTTTCTGCCATCCTTTTTTTTATAGTTTGTTTTGCCTTAGTGTATTTTAAAAGGATATATCAAAATAAACTTATTCTTTCGAAGAAGGTGGAAGAACTAGAGTACGAAAGTAAAAATTTAAAGGATTTAAAAAATCCTAATCACCCAAATTTTATTAATAGTCTCATTGATATAACAACCTATCAAAAAACAGAAATACATATTAGAAAACTTTCTGTTGCCATCGAACAAAACCCGACTACCATTGTGATCACTGACATTGCGGGTAATATAGAATATGCGAATCCAAAATTCACGGAACTTACCGGTTATTCTTTTGATGAAGTTAAAGGACTTAATTCAAATAAATTAAAGTCAGGTAAAACCGATTCAAAAGTGTATAGAGAACTTTGGAGAACAATTTTAAGTGGAGAAGTATGGAAAGGTGAATTTATAAATAAAAAAAAGAACGGGGAGGAGTTTATTGAAAGTGCGATTATTTCTCCCATCTTTGATGAAAGAGGAGAAATAATAAATTTCCTAGCAATATATGAAGATATTACTGAAAAACGAAACTCAGAAAAAAAGATCCTAGAACAACAAATACAATTAGAAAATAGTTATCATGAACTTGAAATAGCCAAAAAAAAAGCAGAAGATTCAATGTCGGAAATCGAAAAGTTAAATGAATTTACTCGCAAAATTAATTCTTCTCTAAGCACTTCTGTTATATTAAAAGAAATATATTCTTACATTTACAATAGAACTGGATTTGATTTAATTTGGATTTTGTTAGTAAATAAAAAAAAGGGGCAAATATTCTCCGATTCAAATCTTTCAGTATTTAATTCTGCGGAAAATCTAGATATTGCGTTCTTTCGAGAATTTAAAATGAAACTGAATGCATCTCTTGGTGTATCATTCAAAACTTATCAAACTAGAATTCCTTTTTATACGCTAGATGCGATGAATTCAAAAAGAAGTATTACAAATTTATTTGATAATAAAAAAATCAGATTGCGTAGTATTGATTTTGAGATTCAGAGAAAAGGAAATTTTCAATCAATGCTTCAAATTCCACTTATTCTGCAAAATGAAGTAATTGGAATCTTAAATCTCACTGCACATCGTAGGCTAGTAGATATTCAAAATGAGGATATTCGTTATTTGATGCGTTTTGCAGATCAAATAGCAGGTGTAATTTTTAATGCACATTTAATGGAGGAACTGCAAGAGGCAAAGCAAGATGCAGAAATTTCTGAGAAAATTGCTCTTATGGCGCAGAAAGAAATGGAACAAGAAAAGAGAAAGTCTGACCAATTACTTTTAAATATCTTACCGGAAGAAATTGCAAAAGAATTAAGAGAGAAAGGAGCAATTCGTCCTGTTCAGTATCAATCTGTATCTGTAATGTTTACTGACTTCAAAGGCTTCACAAAAATTGCTGAGACTATGACTCCTGCAGAATTAATCGATGAACTCGATATATGTTTTTCTTATTTTGATTCTTTGATGGATCGATTTAATTTGGAAAAACTTAAAACAATAGGCGATAGCTATATGTGTGCTGGTGGAATTCCAATCGAAAACAGAACACATTCAGTAGATACAATTCTTGCTGCATTGGAAATTCAAGCAGTCATGTTTGAATCAAAAAAATTGAGACAATCTTTAAATCTCCCTTTTTGGGAGTTACGCCTTGGTATCCACACAGGTCCTTTAATTGCAGGTGTGATTGGGGAAAAAAAATTTGCTTATGATGTTTGGGGAGATACTGTAAATGTTGCTTCTAGAATGGAATCGAGTGGGACTCCTGAAATGGTAAATATTTCAAAGGCAACCTATGATTTAGTAAAAGATTTTTTTCATTGTGAATACAGAGGAGAAATACAAGCCAAGAATAAAGGTTTTGTTGAAATGTATTATGTAATGGGGATACGAAAGGAACTTTGTGTAGAAGATGAACCAAGAGTCCCCTCTTTCCGTTTTTGGATTTTATATGATCGACTTAAAAAAGGCAAACCACTCAATGTAAAAAATTTAAAGGATAGAAGAGTAGGATTAAATGATAATCGAAAGGATTTCAAAGAAAGAAGAAAAAATTCTAGGAATAGCTTACCAGTTCAAAAAAAGGATACTAAAGAGGAAATACTGAATTAGCCTTAAAGCGATATCGGATAACGTTACTTTCTTTGTAGGAAGTTTTGAACTAAACGAGGGAAAATTGCTATACCGCCGGCTATTGATTTCGCAATCGCTATTAATTCATTCATACAAGTAAAAAAAAATTGTTTCTCTTTTTAGATTGCAACCTTAAAAACTAGTTTTAGATTTGTTACATATGAACTTTTTAATACCTGTCTTATTTGTTTTATCTATGATTCTTCATGAATGCAAATCTATAAATAATAAATCAATTACTTCGATAGAGTCAAAAGATTGTAAATTAGACGTTCTACCTGAAATTGGTTTTACCATCAGTAATATTCGTTTTTTAAATAAGAGTATTTTATATTTTCCTATGAAAGAAGAGGAATATAAAAATGAAAAAAGACTAGCAGGAAATCCATTTTTACATCCCTGGGTAAATAGACTGAGGGAGGAAAAAATAATTTGGAAAGAAGAATACAATTGGGATAAAAAAGACACTCATATCATTCGGTATCAAAATGGTTTACCTATTCATGGTTTACTTTTAAAAAGTTCTAGGTGGACTT is a window of Leptospiraceae bacterium DNA encoding:
- a CDS encoding PAS domain S-box protein, giving the protein MNNNYIITLVGLFLLSIYFCDLPELFQTYSIDISTKFSAILFFIVCFALVYFKRIYQNKLILSKKVEELEYESKNLKDLKNPNHPNFINSLIDITTYQKTEIHIRKLSVAIEQNPTTIVITDIAGNIEYANPKFTELTGYSFDEVKGLNSNKLKSGKTDSKVYRELWRTILSGEVWKGEFINKKKNGEEFIESAIISPIFDERGEIINFLAIYEDITEKRNSEKKILEQQIQLENSYHELEIAKKKAEDSMSEIEKLNEFTRKINSSLSTSVILKEIYSYIYNRTGFDLIWILLVNKKKGQIFSDSNLSVFNSAENLDIAFFREFKMKLNASLGVSFKTYQTRIPFYTLDAMNSKRSITNLFDNKKIRLRSIDFEIQRKGNFQSMLQIPLILQNEVIGILNLTAHRRLVDIQNEDIRYLMRFADQIAGVIFNAHLMEELQEAKQDAEISEKIALMAQKEMEQEKRKSDQLLLNILPEEIAKELREKGAIRPVQYQSVSVMFTDFKGFTKIAETMTPAELIDELDICFSYFDSLMDRFNLEKLKTIGDSYMCAGGIPIENRTHSVDTILAALEIQAVMFESKKLRQSLNLPFWELRLGIHTGPLIAGVIGEKKFAYDVWGDTVNVASRMESSGTPEMVNISKATYDLVKDFFHCEYRGEIQAKNKGFVEMYYVMGIRKELCVEDEPRVPSFRFWILYDRLKKGKPLNVKNLKDRRVGLNDNRKDFKERRKNSRNSLPVQKKDTKEEILN